From Micromonospora echinospora:
GCCGACCCGCAGGTGGTGGACCCGGACATCTACCGCCGGCTCGCCGCCGACCTGAGCGCCAACGGCGGGACGGTGGTGGCCGACCTGTCCGGCCCGTACCTGGAGGCGGTGCTCGACGGCGGGGTGAGCGTGCTGAAGGTCAGCCACGAGGAACTGCTCGACGACGGCCTGGCCAAGGACGACAGCGTGGAGGCGCTGCGCGACGCCGGTCGCCGGTGCCAGGAGCGGGGGGCGCGGACGGTGCTGATCAGCCGCGCCGGGGAACCCGCGCTCGCGCTGCCGGAGGACGGCGAGGCGCTGCTGGTGCACGCCCCGCCGCTGGAGCTGGCCGACCACCGGGGCGCCGGTGACTCGATGACCGCCGGGGTGGCGGCGGTGCTGGCCCGGGGCGGGGACATGCGGGAGGCGCTGCACGTCGGCGCCGCCGCGGGCGCGCTCAACGTGACCCGGCACGGGCTGGGCACCGGCCGCGCCGAGGCGGTACGGGAACTCGCCGGCCGGGTCCGGCTGACCCCGCTGGACGGTGGCGACGATGACGGCTGACCGGCCGCCCCGGGTGCTGGTGACAAACGACGACGGCGTGCACGCGCCCGGCATCCGCGCACTGGCCCGGGCCGCGTACGAGCGCGGGCTGGACGTGGTGGTCGCCGCGCCGCGGCACGAGGCGAGCGGGATGAGCGCGGCGCTGTCCGCGGTGACCGACGACGGGCGGCTGGTGTTCGGCGAGACCGAGCTGGACGGGCTGCCCGGCGTGCCCGCGTACGCGGTGGCCGCCTCACCGGCGTACATCGCGATCCTGGCCGGGCTCGGGGTGTTCGGGCCGGTACCGGACCTGCTGCTGTCCGGCATCAACCGGGGCGCGAACGCGGGCCACGCGGTCCTGCACTCCGGCACCGTCGGCGCGGCGCTGACCGCCGGCAACAACGGCATCCGCGCGCTCGCCGTGTCGCTCGACGTGCTCACCCCGGCGGCGGCGAGCGCCGGCAGCGGTGGCGCGGCGATTGCGGTGCTGGACACCGTGGACGACGAGTCCCGGCACTGGTCGACGGCCGCCGAGCTGGCCGGGAGTCTGCTGCCCTGGCTGGCCGGGGCGGACCCGGGCACCGTGCTCAACCTCAACGTGCCCGACCTGCCGGCCGATCAGGTGGCCGGGCTGCGCCAGGCGACGCTGGCGCCGTTCGGCCAGGTGCAGGTGTCGGTCGCCGAGCGCGGTGAGGGGTTCGTGCGTACGGCGGTGGAGGAGAACGCGGTCCGCGCGGTCCCCGGCACCGACATCGCCTGGCTGGCCGACGGGTACGCCGCGGTCACCGCGATCCGGGCGCTCGGGCACCTGCCCGACGTGGAGCTGCCGGTCGACGGCTGAGGACGGCTCCGCCCCGCCACCGCGACACGGGTGGCGGGGCGGAGCCGGTCGTTCACTCGCGGGCGGCGCGCCGGCGGTCGGCCTCGGCGTCGGCGGCGCCCACCGGGGTGCCGTCGCTGTCCCGGTCGGCCCCGGCCAGGTCCACGTCGGCGCCGGCCCGGGCGGCGTCCGCCGCCGCGTCGTCAGCGCCGACGACCTCACCGCCGTCGGTCTGTCCGTCGTCGGGGACCAGCTGCCCGGCGGTGGCCAGCCCGATCGGTGCGTACCTGGGGTCGGTCATCTCGTCCTCCTCACCGGTGTTCCTGACTCAGCGGTACCCCGGTGCGGGAGGCGGCACACGCGCGGGTCAGCGGTCCCGGTCGAGGAAGGCCAGGGTCACCGCGGCGAACAGCGGCGACTGGTCGATGTCGTAGTGGGTCAGGCCGGGCAGGATCGCCAGCGCGTGCCCGCCCGCCGGTCGGCCCTCGCCCGTCCAGCCGCCGTCGCGCCGGCCGCCGTCGAGCAGCCCGAACACCTCCACGAAGTGGCTCGGCGGAGCCATGTCGGCGTCGGCGGCGACCACGAGCGTCGGCACCCGCAGGGCACGCACCTGGTCGGTGAAGTCGAAGTCCTTGCGCATCGCCTCGCCGATCTTGTCGAGCAGCCGGGGGAAGTCCTCCGGGCGTGGCGCGACCCGCTGGTACAGCTCGTACATCGGGGTGTCCTTCAGGTATTCGGCCGCCGCGGCGTTCACCTGACCCTGCTGCGCCAGCAGCTCCGGGTAGACGGCGTCGCGGCGGATGTGCGCGGACGCGGCGACCAGCCGGCCGACCTTCTCCGGATGCCGGAACCCGACGTGCAGGGCGACGCCGCCGCCGAGGGAGAAGCCGACCACGTCCGGCCGGTCCAGCCCCAGGTGGTCGATCAGCGCGGCGACGTCATCGGCCATCAACGCCATGTCGAGCGGCCGGTCCACGTCCGCGGTGCGGCCGTGCCCCTGCAGGTCCACCACGACGACCTGGTGTTTCGCGGTGAGCATGGGCAGGATCGGCGCGAACATCTCGCCCGAGGTGAGCCCGCCGTGCAGCAGGATCATCGGCCGTCCGGTGCCGTGCGTCTCGTGGTAGAGGCGTACGCCGTTGACGTCGGCGTACCGCCCCGGGGCGTCGGTCTCGTCGCGCTGGGCGGTGGTCATCGGTGCTCCTCCGGTGTGGTGACCTGACGACCGTTGGACCGGGCGCGCGGGGCTTACTCATCGCCGCGGGCCCGGGGTACTCGCGTTCATGCAGCATGTGGGCTAGCTTCGGCGGGGTGAGCGAGGTGGCGAGCATTCCCGTCGAGGCGCAACTCGAGGCGTACCGGTCGGAGCTGACCGGCTACTGCTACCGGATGCTGGGTTCGGCCTTCGAGGCCGAGGACGCGGTGCAGGACACCTTCGTCCGGGCCTGGCGCAACTTCGACAAGTTCGAAGGGCGTTCCGCGCTGCGGACCTGGCTCTACCGGATCGCCACGAACGTCTGCCTCACCATGGCCACCAGCGCGCAGCGCCGGATCCGGCCGATGGACCTCGGCCCGGCGGGCGTCGGCACCGCCACCCATCCCGGCGAGCCGCGCCCGGAGCAGATCTGGCTCGGCCCGGTGCCCGACGACCGGGTGCTGCCCGAGGCCGGTGACCCGGCCGAGGTGGTCGCCGGCCGCGAGTCGGTGCGGCTGGCGTTCGTCGCGGCGTTGCAGCACCTGCCGCCCAGGCAGCGGGCCGTGCTGATCCTGCGCGAGGTGCTCGCCTGGTCGGCCCAGGAGGTCGCCGACCTGCTCGACACGTCGGTGGCGAGCGTCAACAGCGCGCTGCAACGGGCGCGGGCCACGCTCGCCTCGGCCGACACCGAGGCAGACGCGAGCCGTCCGCTCGATGACGAGCAGCAGGCGCTGCTCGCCCGCTACGTGCGCGCGTTCGAGGCGTACGACCTGACGGCGCTCACCGCGCTGCTGCACGAGGACGCGACGCTGTCGATGCCGCCGCTGCCGCTGTGGCTGCGCGGCCCCGAACACATCGCGGCCTGGATGGCCGGCACCGGCAGCGGCTGCCGCGGCTCCCGGCTGGTGCCGACCGCCGCAAACGGGATGCCCGCGTTCGGGCACTACCGGCGCGACCCCGACGGCTCAGGACACGTGCCCTGGGCGCTGATCGTGATCGGCGTCTCCGGCGGCCGGATCACGTCGCTCAACAACTTCCTCGACGTCGACCGCCTGTTCCCGCTGTTCGGGCTGCCCGCCCGGCTGGAGGAGGGCGCCGGCCAGCCCGAGCAGGCCCGCGAGCTCGCGTAGGTCGTCGCCCGCGCCGCGTACCTCCAGCCGCCAGCCGAACCGCCGCGCGGTCAGGCGCAGCCGCGCCAGCACCTCGACCGTTACCAGGTCCGGCGCGGCCACAGCGGACACGTCGCAGACCACCACCCCCCGGTCGCGGCCGCGCAGCGCCTCGGCCAGTTCGGCGCAGCGGGCGGCGATGTCCGCGCGGGTCGGCGTCCCGCCGGCCAGGGAGAGCATGTGCGTGATCACACGCATTGGACCGGCGTACGTCCCGGCTCTCATCGGTACGTGCGTGCCGAAACCCGACCCTGCGCAAACATGCCCCGGTCACGTTGTCGCATGCAGTTACATCGACGTTAACTGCTATACCAATCATCGGTGCTCGGCTATATGATCCCGGTAGTTCACCCCGAAGCCTCACGAAACCGCAGCTCCCGCACCCCTCGGGTCGAACTCCGCAAGCCAGGTGCCCCGCCTCGTCGTGCCTGGCGACCGCCCCGCGTTGCGGTTCAACCTGCCGGAAAGGTGGGAACGGATGACAGGGATGCCGTCCTTGGTCATCGGCGTCGCGTCCTCGTCGGCCGAGCGCCGGCAGCTGGCCCAGCTGCTCGGCGGCACCGAGGCGTTCCTGATCGTCTCCAGCGTCCACCAGGCCCGCCGCTTCCTCGACCTGGTCCGCCGTCCGGCCGGCCCGCCGGCGCCCCGGCCGCAGCCCGTCGGTGAGTCGCCCGTCCCGTCGTCCGGCCCGTCGTCCCGGCTGGAGCTGGGTGTCGACTCCGACCGGCGGGTGCTGCGCTGGCGGGAGCGGGAGGTCGGGTTGACGCCGCTGGAGCACGACCTGCTGGTCTGCCTGGCCGGCACGCCCGGTCAGGTGTGGACGTACGCCCGGCTGCACCGCGAGGTCTGGGGCAACGACCACCTGGGCCGGGGCTCGGACATGCACTCGGTGGTACGCCGTATCCGGCGCAAGCTGGCCCGCCTCAACGTTCCCGCGACCATCCACGCCGTCCGAGGCGTCGGCTTCCGCCTGACCCCACCCTGACCCACCCCACCCTCCCCGCCCCTGGCTCGCGCCGTTGATCTTGCAGTTGCGGCCCTTTGGGTGGGGCTTTTGTGTGCCTTGTCGGGGCGGTAACTGCAAGATCGCGGGGGACGAAGTGGGGTGGGCGTGGGGCGGCCCGCCCGGTGCTGAGCACCGGGCGGGCCGCCCTTGTCAGGTGCTGGGGTCAGCAGCGGGTGGGGGAGAGGGTGAAGTCCTCTACCGTGGGCGTGCTGCTGTTGATCTTCGTCTGGCGCGTCTGGGGCTTCCAGCCGTCCTTCGCGACGATCAACGTGAGCGGGTTGTTGCGCCGGTCCATCCAGTAGGCGTACCGGCCCTCGGCGTCAGTGGTGAAGGTGTAGGAGTTCGCCCAGGAGTCGACCTGCACGGTCACGCCCGCCAGCGGCGCGGTGGCACCCTGGCAGCTCTTGCCGGAGACCGTGCCGGACAGCTTGCCCCAGGTGGTCGGCGGCTGCGCGATCATGGTCACCGCCACCGGCTCCACGGTGTACGGGGTGTCCTCCTTGATCGCCACCGACGCGGAGTACGTGCCCGGCTGGTCGACGTTCGCGGTCATCACGACAGTGACAGTGACCTTCTCACCGGGCGCCAGCGTGACCTTCGACTTGTCGACGGTCAGCCAGCTCACGTCGGCAGCGACCTCCGAGCACTCGGAGAAGCCGGGCAGGACCTCGCTGTCCTTGGTGGCCGTGAAGCTGCCCGACGAGCCGCCGACCTTGTAGAACCCGCAGGCCGCGCCGCCCCGGTAGCGGGCGGTGTTGGCGTTGGGCAGGTTCGCCCACGAGTTGGTCGCCGGATCGAAGGCGAAGCCGGCGTTGGTGATGGCGCCGCCCTGCGACCCGCCGACGACAAGCAGCTTGCCGTTGGCCACCGCGTACGAGGAGGCCCAGCTGTCGGCCGGCGCGTCCGGGATGGCGGTCCAGGCGTTGGCAGCCGGGTCGAAGGCGTACCCGACCTTCTGCGACGTGGTTCCGTCGTTGCCGCCGGTGCAGTAGACGGTGCCGTCGATCCCGCCGCAGGACAGGAACGCCACCGACTTCGGGTACGCGGGCAGCGTCTCCCAGGTGTCCGCGCCGGGGTCGTAGCGGACCACCGAGTTGGACATCGGCGTGCAGCTGGCAGTGGTGCAGCCGCCGATCGCGTACAACTTGCCACCCGCGACCGCCTGGCCGGCCGCCGAGCGCGGCGCCGGGTTGTCGGCCTTGCGGGTCCAGGTGTTCGCCGCCGGGTCGTACGAGAAGGTGGCGACGTCCGGACCGGCGGCGCCCCAGCCACCGGTGGCGACGATCTTCCCGTCGATCGCGCCGACCGTCATGGCGTTACGCGCGCCGGGCAGGTCGGCGATGCCGGTCCACGTCTGGGCGATCGGGTCGTACCGGTAGTTCTTGGCGCTCGACGCGGTGCCGTCGCCACCGGCGATGGAGTAGACCTTGCCGTCGACGGTGACGACCCGGTTGTCCATCACGTTCGACGGGTAGCCCGGGATGGCGGTCCACGGGTCCGCCTGCGGGGCCGCCGCCGCGATCGCGGTGGACGACTTGCCGGACGAGCGGGCGGCGAACGACGTCGCGGCGGTCAGCCGCTGGACCGGCGCGCCGGTCGAGCCGAGCAGCGCCTGCTGGGACAACTGGGAACCGTCGGCCCGTTGCAGCACGAACCCGCCGTCACGCTCGCTGAACTCGGCGGTGACCGGCGCCCCGCCGGTGTTCGTCACGGTGAAGGTCTTGCTGACCTTGCCGCTCGGCATCCGGACCGTGCCGGTGAGCGAGGTCGGCTTCACCGACAGCCGGCCGGCGGCGAGCTGGAAGTTGGCCGCGGTGGCCCAGTCCTCCTCGACGGTGACCTGCTTGGTCTGGCTCACGTAGTTGCCGGCGCTGGCGGTGAACGGGTGCGTCCCGGTCAGCGACGAGAACATCCAGTAGAAGCCGTCGGGCAGCTCGGTGTCGTCCGGCGTGGCCACTGTGGTGGCCTTCTCCGCCGGGCGGTCCTTGCTGGTCACCGTGGCGCCGTTGACGTAGCCGTTGTCGTTCTTGTCACGGACGTGGCCGAGGACCAGGCCGCCGTTCACCGGCTTGCAGACGAGCTTGCTGCCGATGAGGACGTTGTCGACCTCCCACCACCACTCCCAGCTGGCCTCGTAGTAGTGGAAGCGCACCCGCACCTGCGACTGGCCGGCCGCCTGCGGGATCGGCACCTCGGTCACCCGCGGGCCGCGTACGTCAGCCGCCTGCCGCAGCACGTTGCTCCAGGTGGTGCCGCCGTCGAGGCTCAGGTCGACGTCCGCGCGGTCGCTGTTGAGCCAGTTGTAGTCCTGGTTGAACCGGATCACCGGCGCGGTCACGCCGGTCAGGTCGACGACCGGGCTGACCAGCGACGTGTCCTGCCGCCCGCCGCTGCCGTAGTTGTCGCTGTCGATGACGGCGAAGTTGCCGCTGCCGCCGGTCAGGTTGCCGCGCTCACCGGCATCGGTGAACTCCCAGACCTGGCCGGTGCCGGCGTTGTCCACCACGGTCCAGCCGTCCGGCACGCCCGTGCCGTCGAACGTCTCGTACTCGCCGTCGGAGCTGACGGTGTAGCCGGGGGCGGTGGCGCACGCCTCCGGGTTCGCCTGCACGGCGATGTTGGCGACGGCGTTGCCCGTGCCGACGGTGACCTCCTTGGTGGTGGTCAGGTAGCCGGCGTACTGCGGCTCGACCTTGAGCCGGTAGGTCGCCCCGGACGGCAGCGACAGGCTGTAGCGGCCGGTGGTGGGCGTGGTGTAGTCGGAGATCGGCGTGCCCTCGACGCTCACCTTCGCGTACAGCGGCCAGCCGTGCCCGGACCCGTCGGTGACCTGCCCGCTGACCGTCACGCTCGGCACCGCGGTGAGCGCGACGTCCAGCGTGGTGGTCGTGTTCGCGGTGACAGTCGCGGACAGCGTGCGGGTCGCGTACCCGAAGGACGAGACGACGACCTGGTAGTCACCGGCCGGCAGGAGCGAGGAGTACGTGCCGTCGGCGCCGGTGATCAGCGTGCGGTCCGCCGCGCCGGACAGGGTGACGGTGGCGCCGGCGATCCCCGCGCCGGTGGCCGCGTCGGTGACCTTGCCGGCCAGCGTGCCGTTGTCGCCGATCGGGGCGGCGGCGAGCAGCGCGAGCGCGTCCAGCCGGCCCTCGCCGTAGACGTTGTTGTCGTCGGTGGTGCCGCCGCACTGGGCGTCGGCCTTGTCGACAGCCGTGTCGTTCAGCAGCGCGCGCGTCGCCGTGACGTCGCCGACCAGGGTGGGCGCCGCCGACCAGAGCAGCGCGATCGCGCCGGCCAGGTGCGGCGCCGCCATCGAGGTGCCGCTGATGCTGGCGTACGAGTTGGTCGGCACGCTGGAGCGGACGTTGACGCCGGGTGCCGAGATGTTCGGCTTGATCTCGCCGC
This genomic window contains:
- a CDS encoding 1-phosphofructokinase family hexose kinase, translated to MDQKVMVFAPAPLLTVTIEQQGEATELHLHPGGQGVWQSRMIAALGVPVTMCVGLGGEVGDAVRKLLDDEDVTVRMVRRESGTGWYVHDRRDGERTEIAEHPGVPMVRHDIDELYTVTLTEGLRAPVSVLSGPADPQVVDPDIYRRLAADLSANGGTVVADLSGPYLEAVLDGGVSVLKVSHEELLDDGLAKDDSVEALRDAGRRCQERGARTVLISRAGEPALALPEDGEALLVHAPPLELADHRGAGDSMTAGVAAVLARGGDMREALHVGAAAGALNVTRHGLGTGRAEAVRELAGRVRLTPLDGGDDDG
- a CDS encoding alpha/beta fold hydrolase; translation: MTTAQRDETDAPGRYADVNGVRLYHETHGTGRPMILLHGGLTSGEMFAPILPMLTAKHQVVVVDLQGHGRTADVDRPLDMALMADDVAALIDHLGLDRPDVVGFSLGGGVALHVGFRHPEKVGRLVAASAHIRRDAVYPELLAQQGQVNAAAAEYLKDTPMYELYQRVAPRPEDFPRLLDKIGEAMRKDFDFTDQVRALRVPTLVVAADADMAPPSHFVEVFGLLDGGRRDGGWTGEGRPAGGHALAILPGLTHYDIDQSPLFAAVTLAFLDRDR
- a CDS encoding sigma-70 family RNA polymerase sigma factor — its product is MWASFGGVSEVASIPVEAQLEAYRSELTGYCYRMLGSAFEAEDAVQDTFVRAWRNFDKFEGRSALRTWLYRIATNVCLTMATSAQRRIRPMDLGPAGVGTATHPGEPRPEQIWLGPVPDDRVLPEAGDPAEVVAGRESVRLAFVAALQHLPPRQRAVLILREVLAWSAQEVADLLDTSVASVNSALQRARATLASADTEADASRPLDDEQQALLARYVRAFEAYDLTALTALLHEDATLSMPPLPLWLRGPEHIAAWMAGTGSGCRGSRLVPTAANGMPAFGHYRRDPDGSGHVPWALIVIGVSGGRITSLNNFLDVDRLFPLFGLPARLEEGAGQPEQARELA
- a CDS encoding S8 family serine peptidase, whose protein sequence is MLRRPHRWGPARRLVSAGAALVLAATALAATGTGAQAGTGAGASAGDKIRPELTRQLQGKSEGDFWIHFSGKADLGKAAATKDWNERGAAVAAALKKTAAESQAKIRAELDRSGTKYQSFWATNAIKVTDGSLTMAQNFAAHSEVDGLYAPVEYKLPETTPGTDEKSANALEWGIANINADDVWSQYGVKGAGITVASIDSGVQYNHPALVNSYRGNNGDGTFDHNYNWFDAADECATAPCDSDGHGTHTMGTMAGADGANQIGVAPEVKWIAANGCCPTDAALISSGQWMLEPTDLNGQNPDASKRPNIINNSWGTTAPSNQPFMEDVTNAWTASGIFGVWSNGNNGPSCQTSGSPGSLASNYSAGAYDVNNNIASFSSRGTGQSGEIKPNISAPGVNVRSSVPTNSYASISGTSMAAPHLAGAIALLWSAAPTLVGDVTATRALLNDTAVDKADAQCGGTTDDNNVYGEGRLDALALLAAAPIGDNGTLAGKVTDAATGAGIAGATVTLSGAADRTLITGADGTYSSLLPAGDYQVVVSSFGYATRTLSATVTANTTTTLDVALTAVPSVTVSGQVTDGSGHGWPLYAKVSVEGTPISDYTTPTTGRYSLSLPSGATYRLKVEPQYAGYLTTTKEVTVGTGNAVANIAVQANPEACATAPGYTVSSDGEYETFDGTGVPDGWTVVDNAGTGQVWEFTDAGERGNLTGGSGNFAVIDSDNYGSGGRQDTSLVSPVVDLTGVTAPVIRFNQDYNWLNSDRADVDLSLDGGTTWSNVLRQAADVRGPRVTEVPIPQAAGQSQVRVRFHYYEASWEWWWEVDNVLIGSKLVCKPVNGGLVLGHVRDKNDNGYVNGATVTSKDRPAEKATTVATPDDTELPDGFYWMFSSLTGTHPFTASAGNYVSQTKQVTVEEDWATAANFQLAAGRLSVKPTSLTGTVRMPSGKVSKTFTVTNTGGAPVTAEFSERDGGFVLQRADGSQLSQQALLGSTGAPVQRLTAATSFAARSSGKSSTAIAAAAPQADPWTAIPGYPSNVMDNRVVTVDGKVYSIAGGDGTASSAKNYRYDPIAQTWTGIADLPGARNAMTVGAIDGKIVATGGWGAAGPDVATFSYDPAANTWTRKADNPAPRSAAGQAVAGGKLYAIGGCTTASCTPMSNSVVRYDPGADTWETLPAYPKSVAFLSCGGIDGTVYCTGGNDGTTSQKVGYAFDPAANAWTAIPDAPADSWASSYAVANGKLLVVGGSQGGAITNAGFAFDPATNSWANLPNANTARYRGGAACGFYKVGGSSGSFTATKDSEVLPGFSECSEVAADVSWLTVDKSKVTLAPGEKVTVTVVMTANVDQPGTYSASVAIKEDTPYTVEPVAVTMIAQPPTTWGKLSGTVSGKSCQGATAPLAGVTVQVDSWANSYTFTTDAEGRYAYWMDRRNNPLTLIVAKDGWKPQTRQTKINSSTPTVEDFTLSPTRC
- the surE gene encoding 5'/3'-nucleotidase SurE, encoding MTADRPPRVLVTNDDGVHAPGIRALARAAYERGLDVVVAAPRHEASGMSAALSAVTDDGRLVFGETELDGLPGVPAYAVAASPAYIAILAGLGVFGPVPDLLLSGINRGANAGHAVLHSGTVGAALTAGNNGIRALAVSLDVLTPAAASAGSGGAAIAVLDTVDDESRHWSTAAELAGSLLPWLAGADPGTVLNLNVPDLPADQVAGLRQATLAPFGQVQVSVAERGEGFVRTAVEENAVRAVPGTDIAWLADGYAAVTAIRALGHLPDVELPVDG
- a CDS encoding winged helix-turn-helix domain-containing protein, encoding MTGMPSLVIGVASSSAERRQLAQLLGGTEAFLIVSSVHQARRFLDLVRRPAGPPAPRPQPVGESPVPSSGPSSRLELGVDSDRRVLRWREREVGLTPLEHDLLVCLAGTPGQVWTYARLHREVWGNDHLGRGSDMHSVVRRIRRKLARLNVPATIHAVRGVGFRLTPP